Proteins co-encoded in one Arthrobacter globiformis genomic window:
- a CDS encoding FadR/GntR family transcriptional regulator: protein MARKSLVGVVADELLDRIISGEFPPGSSVPGELELSARHDVSRMTVREAMKTLEAQRILSVERGRGTFVNPLNRWSSLEAVLRAASEGQNGSAAAVQLIELRRMLETGACELAAQRITDDELDGLRDCVADMQKAHQRNDLPSFVAADLAFHDQILHASENVFVAVLFEPLHRVLEKGRTETSKVPDIQEHAIGHHQNIFEALAARDPQQARNAMDAHMQQTLDDLRSYVLEA, encoded by the coding sequence ATGGCACGCAAATCATTGGTGGGCGTCGTCGCCGACGAACTCCTTGACCGCATTATCTCCGGCGAGTTTCCGCCGGGCAGCAGCGTGCCGGGAGAACTGGAACTCAGCGCACGCCACGACGTCAGCCGCATGACGGTGCGGGAGGCGATGAAGACCCTTGAGGCGCAGCGTATCCTCAGCGTGGAACGGGGGCGCGGTACGTTCGTGAACCCGCTGAACCGCTGGTCGTCACTCGAGGCAGTGCTGCGGGCCGCCTCAGAGGGCCAGAACGGGTCGGCCGCCGCGGTCCAACTGATCGAGTTGCGCCGAATGCTGGAAACAGGCGCCTGCGAGCTGGCGGCTCAGCGCATCACCGACGACGAACTCGATGGCCTTCGGGACTGCGTGGCGGACATGCAGAAGGCGCACCAGCGCAATGACCTGCCGAGCTTTGTTGCTGCCGATCTGGCTTTCCACGACCAGATTCTGCATGCGTCCGAGAACGTCTTCGTGGCAGTCCTCTTCGAACCGCTGCACCGCGTTCTCGAAAAGGGGCGGACCGAAACCTCGAAGGTGCCTGATATCCAGGAGCATGCGATCGGGCACCACCAGAACATTTTCGAGGCCCTGGCTGCCCGCGATCCGCAGCAGGCACGCAATGCCATGGACGCCCACATGCAGCAGACCCTCGACGACCTCCGAAGCTACGTGCTGGAAGCCTAG